The Ictalurus punctatus breed USDA103 chromosome 6, Coco_2.0, whole genome shotgun sequence DNA segment acaatttagaaaaatgtCCCTTTCTATTTCTATCACAGGAGACGGTTCCCTCTGAATTTGGTCCTTCTGTTCATATTCGTAAGTGTTTAAACCGCACCGAAACTCAGGCTGTAAGGCCCTCAGAACGTTTTAGCTGTGCACATTTCAACACCTACACTCGTTTAccagagaagagaagaacatCGCAGCCAAAATATTTGCTTCCATGGATGGCTGCAttgttcttctcttctctggTAAATGAGTGTAGGCGTTGAAATGTGCACGGCTAAATCTGGTTCTCTGTCTCCCACAGACTCTCGCCATGTCCTACATGGCAGGAACGATTTCAAGgttaggcacacacacacacacacacacacacacacacacacacataccaccaGGTTATTGTGACGAGGCGGACATATTTATTTTAGCATCATCACACACTATATTATCCTCGTAGCCCTAAACTACGTAAAATGTTCACATTTTACAAATTTTACAAAATTCATGTATTAAACATTAACTAACATGGATGACTGTGTTAATGGCTgtgttaaccccccccccacctcttTTGGTTCTAGTTATTACGAGACGAAGGCCGTGTTCTTGGCTGTGGGAATAACGGCGCTGGTGTGTATCGTGGTCACAGTCTTCAGTTTCCAGACCAAAGTAAAGACCGGACACGCGCTCTGAAAACACGCCTTTGTTCAGCCTTATCGAATGAAACCGTTGTCTCGGCTTACAATGGCCATCTGTCCCTCTTAAAACATTTATTCCCTGCTGCTAAAACTGACCCAGACTGTTCCAGACACAGAACCCCTAAGTCACCCTGTAATCCCCCCCTCCCCACGCCTCTACATTTTACCCCAATCATGTCAGAATCTACCATTTATATTCTATAATAATCCAAAATATCTTCTCAATATTCATCATCCTGATGGTCACAAAAATCAGTTTCTGACTGaagagtgtgcgtgtgcgtatgtgtgtgtctccaggTGGACTTCACCTCCTGTACCGGTTTGTTCTGTGTTCTGGCCATCGTGCTTTTTATCACCGGCATCATCACAACCATCGTTCTCTCCTTTCATTATGTAAGTgctaacacactcactataacacacactaacacacactcactgtgtataatgtacagtaggtgatggtgatgtagagagagagagagattatgtgaatgtgtgtgtgctctgtccTGAATtgtacagtaataaatgaaCCAGAGTGTTTTCCTCTTTACTGTTTTCAGATTCCGTGGCTGCACATGCTGTACGCTGCTCTCGGGGCCATCGTTTACACCCTGGTGAGTTCACCCTCACTCACGCACCGTGTGTGTTACAGCGTTAGTACCGCACCTGTAGTGTGTCAGCGGCAACAGTACTGACTGAAGCAGCTGTTGGGAAGTGTTTTATATGTGAGCTATATGATCAACACACGTAACGTTCTGGTTTAGCCGATTCACGACAGAAATCTGACAAACTGAAAATGAACAGTTAATGTGAATACTGAGctgctgtagtgtgtgtgtgtgtgtgtgtgtgtgtagttcctGGCCTACGACACTCAGCTGCTGTTAGGGAACCGAGCTCACAGCCTGAGTCCGGAGGAGTACGTGTTCGGAGCTCTGTCCCTCTACACCGACATCATCCAGATCTTCCTCTTCCTTCTGCAGATCACCGGGAGCAGCAcagactgaaacacacacacacacacacacacacacacccatctctCTTTGTGCGTGTGTATCAGTTGTATTCATTCACACACGGTCTGTGTCCTTCTGACTCTCACACTGCAGTAAAACACACCACAGGtcataaattaatacatttgcaTTGACTCCGCAAATGATTTCATTCTTTTTGGTTGAAATGTCACAAACTACACGTGATCCTCAGAACCTGTTATTAAATTTTTCTAAgctgttattaatgtttttacacacacacacctttactaAGGCAGAGTGTTAATGTTCTGTGTTAATGTTTTTCACTTCAGACAGTTTCTATTttcataatataaaaataaaaccgaTGTATAAAAGCGAATCAGTGTGTGCGCCACATGTTCGCTCTCAACCGTGCGTTTAttcgttgttattattattattattattatatccagtctgtacaggatttcatgcAGTTTAATTTTGCTGCAATGTTTTTCTAAATTCAcaatgcaacttgcagagttttgtgtgtgtgtgtgtgtaatagtgaCTTGAGTTGAGACACAAAGAGAAGCGGAGCTGGTCTTGTCAGTCATCCGATCTACACAGAACAGATGAGATCAGACTCTTCAGTACAGAGAGGACGATCTCATTAACGTCT contains these protein-coding regions:
- the LOC108266473 gene encoding protein lifeguard 3; protein product: MFKSDVPPTYEESRHHQQQHYGAQPQGGNYPFTPYTFPTPVWHGAGAPPPGIPPVVPTYMSSGTPPSNPGNMEAYDQSALWENKSIRHAFIRKVYLILAAQLLFTATIVAVFTFVDPVRLFVIQYPVIYWVSLGVFFVTYLVLVCCEKARRRFPLNLVLLFIFTLAMSYMAGTISSYYETKAVFLAVGITALVCIVVTVFSFQTKVDFTSCTGLFCVLAIVLFITGIITTIVLSFHYIPWLHMLYAALGAIVYTLFLAYDTQLLLGNRAHSLSPEEYVFGALSLYTDIIQIFLFLLQITGSSTD